ACTAATATTTGATTTGTTATTTGGATTTAATACAATTTTGGttatagtaaaaaattaacatctgTAATATGAATtgaaaacaaatataaaatgtggaaaaaaaaaagatttcatCATCTTACATGTATTTGAAAATGAATTAGTATTTCACACATGTCTTTATGAGAGCAATCCAAGATAGTAATTTTTATCTAGCCTAATTATTTTAAGTAATAGAGTTATACAAATATATCAATACATGTATATATAACATTAAAAGGCTTTAAAAACAACAtatgaaaagtgattttttttttgcatatgAGCATTATGGTACATAGTTTAAGAGCACCGTCTTATGTAGAGATAAAATGGGAGATGCTTTTAAAAATGATAAGAGATGAAACATAGATTTTGTGGTAAATCTACAAAATAGCAATGGGATAGCCAAAATAGCAATGTTATAGTAATCATAGGTTGTTATATTGTAATCAACAAAGAATAAAGTTAACTAATAGATGAAAGAATAATCTGAAGAGTAACTTCATAGTTACAAATCTGCCAAAATATGTCAAAAAAATAATGGTTTTCCAAACATAGAACGAAACAAATTGAAGTTTGTGACAATggacaaaaataattaaaaagtcATGAGGAGGTAGTGAGTTACTAACTTACGAAGTAAATATCATCAAGCAGATCATTTAATTCAAGTACTTGAATGAAAACTACTGAAAGTATGGAACAATTGAAGATAGATAAAAAACAGCACTATGCATCTGGAAGGAAGATGAAGCAGATTTTGGGAAATAGCAGGAAGAAAGGAAATGGTTGGATGAAGAATGGGGTTGGAAGGAAGCAGCAGGGGGGGAACTGATAGCTTTATGTCATTTAAAAGGTGATACATTAAATGCTATACCAAATGTTAGATGAGCTGAAGAGAGATAAATTTTATGGTAGGCAACAACACTGAATGTATACATTAATTAATGAAGCTTACTATTGGAAAAACTCAACCAAGAAATTTATAATTGAAATGTTAAAGAAACAATTGTGATAAAAGTATTTTGACAAATAATAGACAATGTTTGGACTTGATGTCTTTAACAAAGAAAGATGTCTTCAACAAAGATACATTCAATAGACTTCAACCCATTGTATAAAATAGGAGACTCTAACAACTGACCTTACAAACCACAACGTCTTAGATCTATGATAACAAAATGAAATACTACTAATATATTAAGAGTGCAACTTAACCAATCTTCCTACAGTAAATACATTACAAAAAGACTCCAATTAGACACATTGTTGGAAATTGCATCTCATATTATAATTATAACTATCTTATTCAGCTACAGTGCGTAGTCCTTCTCCAACTTCACAGGCCTGATCCTCAATCTCTTAGCAGGTTTGTTAGAACTCAGGTCACTACCAGCACTCTGAACAGAAGAGCAGATAACAGATCCATCAGTGGGAGAAATTTCATCAAGGGATACAACACTGGGGCCTATTTCAGATAGTTTTGCAGAAGAGTCACCGTTGTTATCAAGTTCCGCACCAGAAAACTTAGAAAATTTGGGGCTGCTGATCATCTAGAACAAAAGGAAAAGAATATCAAGATTTTGATATATATAGTCTATAACATTAAAAGTAACAAATACATACCTTGGTGGGAGTTTGAACTCTGGAATTGTCCTTGAAATTCTCAACCATAACGACATCAGTACATATTTTCTTCACTTTGTAGGAGTCATCAAAAGTGGTACCATGGCCATTTGATTTCTGCACCTTAAATAAAATCTGTCTTCCAATGATGGACTTAATCTCATTTGGGTAATCTTTTGCAGCCTTCCCCTTCAAACAGATTTGTAAGCAGCAAAGAATCAATTATCACACAAAAAAAATCAGCTACATACTTTAATTTAGATCATGTAAAGAAAAGTTAGCAGGTGAACTACATTCACCTTGGAAGCCATGATCAGTTCCTTGCAGGTCTTGCTCAGCAATTGTTGGCAATCTGTGTCAAAAACAACAAATACACCGCAGCCAAGACCATCATCAACTTCTAACTTGATTCTGAATCTGCAATAAGATGCAACGAAATTAAAAATTACAGTTTCAAAGCAGTACATTATATTGCAAAATGGGCTTACAACTACCTTGGAGTAACACTTAGCACAACTTTGGAACAGCCAGGACAATAAGAGATTCCATCTTCCACAGTCACAGCCTTATGACAACTACAGGCAGAGTACCACCACTTTTCCCCTTCAACCAGACCAGATATATTCGCCAtaacaataaaaataccatCCTACCAAATTAAAGAAGGAGGACATAAGAAAGAGGGGTGAATACATAAGATCCGTGCAGTGTATAAGAAGTGGTTTAAGGTATACCTCAGCAGTATCATTGAGTTCCCTTATGTCTTTCCTAGGATAAAGCTTTAGAAATTCATCCTCTAAGGTGATCACTGGTACATGATCAGAATCAACAGCTTCAGCTAGAGGCAAATCGGCATCGATTCCATGAAGGGCCAACCTAGAAGTGGAATAGTtaccataaaaataaattagagGCAGCATATCATTAGCAATATCAATATAAGTTAGTAGTCATAAATAATACTAAATTATTCAATGTTAAAATGACATGAGATAAGTACAAATATCTCACCCATTATGAAATGAGACAGCTTCAGGTATAGCTGGATTCCATAATAGGACAGTAGCATTCATGACATTCTGAATTACAACATGGCTTACAAAATGAAAGAAATATAATTTCAACTAAAACACACCATGCAAATAAATCTACTAACAATAAGAATCTGACCTGTTTTACTTAATGAggattgttaaaaaaaatgtcatgtgaATGATACCTGATATTAAGAAAATAGATAGCATAACCAACCCATGAATGTCTTGATCTTCATAAATTGAAGAACTACAACAGGCATTTGGCGATCAGCAGCAAGATGTTGTTTTACAACATCAACAAAGTGGCCAAATAGAGCACACTTAATCTTCCCTCTACAAAAAAAGGAAAGCTAATGTAAATACGAAGCCTCTCAGCAGAAAGATAAGATAATATGTACACTAAACAGTTTTGTAACCTCTCATTTATATCAAGCAACACTTTCAACAAAATGTATACATGATCCTTCAAATCAACACTTTATCTCCGTAGTAAATAAGTTAAAAGTTCACCTATCCTCCACATGCAGTTTTGCTACTAATGCCTCATGTCTCTCAAAACACAACTTCAATTTCATGGCATGATAAAAATTAAAGATCTCAACGAAAACTTGCATATGTTGACTGAACAGTTTTTGTGACATCTCACATATATCAAGCAACATttcaaaccaaatatatatatgaccATTCAAATTAGAGCATGATTTCCAGCCTTAAGGTATACTCAGAAACATAGTTTACATCCTTCACAACTAATTATTCTTGAAACATTCAAATTAGAGCATAAAATTTGTAATGTGCTCATAGTCATTTAGAAATCAATCATAATTGTAAAATCTTGACATGAATATGTTACGTAAGATAGGGATTAACTTATCATCTGTCAGCTCCAGCTCTATCATCCGTGTTACATTGCCAGCCTTAGGATATTTCTTCTCACTTGATACATTGGTAACTAATCCAATCACATCTACAAAACATGATTCATTACAAAAATTAGGATTCAACATTCGAAACTGAACAATAAACATCTTAACATATGAGCTGATAAAACAATAAAAGTAGCTGATGTAGTTGATGGTAGCATACCAATTAAAAAGTCAGAATCACCACCAGTAGCCAATATCTGATCAGTGTCCTTGAAGGAGTATTTAGTCATTGGGATTCCAATTGCTTCTTCAACTGCAGCCCTAGTTTTTTCATTGAACATAATCTTGTAATCATGCTCAGAAGCCATAAAACCGCCACTGTTTGAAAGAACTGAGAAATAAGTGATGGTGTAAACTTTGCCTTCACGGAGTTCGCTCTTGAATTTGGACATCAGACCCTTCCGAGCAATGGCTTCAATTTTGTCACCCTCGAAATAAAAACAACAATTATCAGAACATGAATAAACCAACATTTCAttcaaataaagaagaaaaactaCAATTTAAATAACCACTGCAATGTAGTAAACATTCAGAAGAAAGGTATAAACCTCAGCATCAATTAGAGCTATATGCAAGGCATAGGGACTCAAGGGATCGTTCACAGGGCATGCTTCCCACATCCGGATAACCCTAGTCCTAATTCTCAAAAAACTCTTCCTAGGGCAAAGACTCTTGACTGGAGTCACACCACCACCCATGGATCAAACACAAACTTTGAAAAagttgatcaagtttgagaaaaaaaatggtTGGGAAGAAGAACAGAAAACTGGCACACAATGTGGGAATTTGAGGAGAAGATGGCTCAATTTATAGAAAAACCCTCAGCAGTTTCGTAAACCAATTCAAATTGGAAATAAAAAACAGAAATTTAACATTTCAAATCATAACAGCTGTAAAGACAATAGAGGATACATTAGGGGATAGGAAAATTACTTGTAAAGTGATCTCCATAGGGTAGAGCAGAGATGAGAAAACCGAATAGCCCAGGGAAGGAGTAGAGGATTGTTGCACAGGCTACACGGTAGAGGCAATGAAGGGGGACGAGCGTTCGTACAAGGGAGACGGCCATGGTGCAGAGGCTACACGGTATAGGGAGCAGAGGGTCGAAAGTTCGTCCAAGATAGAAATCCATGGTTTGGGGAAATATTAGGCCCTTAGGGATCGGACATCGATAAATGAACGCTGGGACAGCTGGCGGGTGAGAGGGGTGAGCTCCTACCTATAAGCCTGACGGAGAAAGGCACAAAAGCTTCATTGGCGACGGCGGCGGCCGGAAAAGACGGAAAGAGGGAGGTAGGATACTGAACAACCTAAACCCTGACCCTAACTGAAGTTGAGATGCTCCAAGCAGCCCAATACTCCAACAGGCCCAAAAGCAAGagatttgtaacaaaaaaaaaattgactctGATGAACAGTGACATTTCCTCTTGCTTTTTAAGTTAGTAGATATTGTATGTGTGATGGTTATCTCTTGATGCATAATTTAACTTATCAAATCTATTGAATTTGATGAGAAAAGGGAATGGGTTGGGCTTCATCCAAAAGTTAGAGGATTTATAATCCATCGAATccatttatttctttttattctaGGGGTTGGAGTAGTTAGATAATGAAAAACTGAATAACTTTGCTAGGTGAAGTTAAGATTCACAACAAATTTAGTAAGATGCACATGAATTTCACAGATAATAAAAACTGTATTGAAAAGAGTGAGAGTGTCTTCTTAGTATTTCTCCTTGCCTTTATCTTGGCTAGAAAAGTGTAAACATTATGgttggaaaataaaaataacaaatcaaTTTGATAATCCCCTGCTGGTGCTGGCAATGCAGAGCATTTCCCATGTGCTCTGTATCATAATTACCACAGGTCAGAAAACTGTGGTCTATGCTAATGAGTAGTGACATGAATGTGTAATGGGAACTGGTGGATCTGAGAATGAACCGTTCACAATTCTATTAGCAATCCACATATCTGCTGCCTCAGTGTAGTGCACACCATCCCAGCTCATATATGATGAAGGGTCATCGCAGGAACTAGCCAAAATTTCTTTACCATTAATCGTTGCTTTGTTCCCACAGTATAAGTGATTACCATCCTCATGATGTCCACAGCAGATTTTAGAAGGGTCAACAAATCCTGCACTCAATGACACCACAAATACACAATTGAGAAGGAaactaattgattttttttaatgaaacagCCTCTTtgggtaaaaaaaaataaaataaataagccgACCCATTCCCATACCCGTCTCACGTGGGAGCTTTGTCAGCCAACCAGACTGCCCTTTTTTAGGGTGAGCCTCGGTGTAATGGTCAGGTTTCTGCCATGCCATGTGATTTCGTAGTCATAAGTTTAGGTCATCAAATCAGTTTCTTACAAAATTGCAAGGAAAAATTACCTACACTAAATCCATAAAGTCGGCCTGACCCCTCCCAGGATCTCACGTATAGTGGGAGTTTTATACTGtcaaatttgttatttttttccatAAGTATCTTCCACATAAAGGAGTTATTAGCTCTTTCAACATGTTTTTTCATTTACAAGACTCTCAAAATTGACTCTCGAATTTGAGACATTTCTTAGGACAAACCTGACATGTACCCATGAATCATTTTTAtgaggcttaatccagtttttggtccccaacctttgttataaatatgattttagtccctcgccggagtaaaggtggggagTAGTCCctagtttttggcaaaatgattggatttggtccttccggccggttgggtcaacgccggagctccgccagctgaggtggcccttgccacgtcaattaatgagcctcgttggaattttttttcttttttcattaaattaaaataaaattaagacacACTAATTAACTTCTTAATTATTtacatattttaataaataaaatgaaaattaaatagaaAACTGGACTGCATCTCTGTTTGtcgaaaatattttcttcaGTCCAATTTTTATAGATCTCTTCATCtctgttcttcatcttcattccaTACTCTCAAATTTTCTTCAAACCCAAAATCTCTTTCTCAAGAGCCACCACCTCATCTCCATATCCCAAATCTGACGCACAAACCTCAACTACCACACCAcgtcctcttctccttcctcccaTAGCAACCTTCTAACATCACAAATCAGATTGACTAGGAAATTGATCGAAGGAAACACTCCTTTTTCATTTATAAAGGACAAATTAGCAATGTTATCTTCTTCAAAGAGAGATATCATGCAGATTTTGGCAAGATCTCTGACTAATTGATAACAGAAATTGgatttcccaaaaaaaaaaatccaacctTTGAAGCTCCTGCTCCTCTTCTAACAGGAACCACCACCACTTCTCTCTCCCCCAAATCTCCACAACCACGTCCTCTGTCCAAATCGCATCGCCGCCGCTCTGTATTCCCCTATCCGGCGCCGTTGAGACCTCACCCAACCACCTCCGGCCCAAATCGCAACCTTCTCCTCTTCCCCAAATCACGTCGCCGGCCACCATCGGGTTTATTGCTAGCTTTTTTTGCTGCTTATTGTGTTGCACGAATTGGGATGTTTTGTTACTGTTCGTGTTGCACGAGTTGGGGGTTGTGATTTGGGATGAGGAAACCCTAGATCTAGTTATGAGCATTGATTTTAAGGATTTTGGTGAATTAAAGGGAAGAAGGGGAtgtgatgatgaattattttattttctggattttttgtttttaatgccgaagaagatgatgaatatgaagatgaagagcaGAGATGAAGAGGAACCCAAGaactatttaatttattaaaatatttaaataattaggaAGTTAATTAgtgtctttattttattttaatttaatgaaaaaagaaaaaaattccagcgaggctcattaattgacgtggcaagggcCACATCAGCTGatggagctccggcgttgacccaaccggtCGGAAGGATCAAAACCAatcattttgtcaaaaactgGGGACTACttcccacctttactccggcgagggactaaagtaatatttatgacaaaggttggggaccaaaaactggattaagccttttTATGATTACTTTTTTTTAGCCATATGCAGTAAAATTTTGCATGAAAAAAGGTTTACCTTCTTTTTTAGCATTGCTGATTAGCTCATACTTAGCAGAGAACATGTCCACATATATGAATGAGGCATCAGGAAACAGTGTCCTTAGTTTAACCACTATATCCTTGAGCTTTTTATTGAACTCTTTAGCCATGTCGTTTTGAACTTTGACACAGCCGTTTTGATCAAGATAACCAGCCACTGGAATGTGGTTATTGGCATTGTGTATAGGCATGGCCACTGGCAGGCAACCAATGGGGCCTGTGTTATGTATCCAGAATGTCCTTGCTCCTTGATTGTACAAATTCTGACATGGATGATCCTAAATTACTCTTTTGCCATTGTAAACTATCAAAATTAAAGATACGTTTTGTAACTTCAACCACTTACTTTAACTTGTTCTCCAAAATGGTCCACTATGTCAGTGATCACTGCTTCAGAATCTTCCTCTCCAACTTTTTGAAGTGCAGCAGCAATGTCATTTTGCCCAATATCAAGTGTGTAGACTGCCTTGGCAAAGTCCTCTGGCCTAGGAAAGTTTCTTCCATTTGCTACAAATCACAGACATGTGTTTGGTTTATAGACCGAGTAATCAATGTATGGAAAtacttctacaattgattttaaaggcATAATCAATTCTGTCGAGAAGCATCCgtgagtagcttctgagttCCATAATTGATTACGAGGAAATCAACGATGATCCTATCATGCTATGAAGCTTCAGTGTAATAAAATGAGGAAAGTGAACACACACAAATCTTAAACAAACCTTGCTTGTCTAACTTCCCAGTACGTGCCTTGAACTGGTTATGCTGTGCAATCTGGATTTCAAGAGTGAAAGGACTACCACCATCAAAGAAGGTTTTGTTTTGGCGCCTTATGGTTGATGATCCTGCTGCGAAGTTTGCACCGTGACTAAAACTTGTTCCAATTGAGTCCATGTATGCACTCAAGTGTGGGAAACCAAGGTGATTGGCTGCACATGTTTAAATGATTTTGAATCTGTGTTACTTGAATTGTAGGAAATCTTATAGTAACTTAAGGATAACAAGATTGAATCCAAACTTCTTTTTTTTAACCACATGTTCAGGACAAGTATGATCACTATGGACAACAAAACTCTTATACTAAATATTTAATGCAGCTATATTCACAAGACTCGAACTCGAGACAACACAGACATAAACAAGCAGATGGAGAAAAATGAAGGCAATTAATGGAAAAAAGGTGTAGATGATGAATTTCTCACCAATGAAATCTATGATGAGTCTGCCATCAGAAGATCTACCAGCTGCCTCATGGAAGAAAGTCTCACCATAAGGCAGAATGGCAGGGTAAAATGCTGCTGACATGCAACCAGTGTCCGAATTGGAGTCACCAAAGTTGAAGATTGCTGGAAAATCACAAGGTTGTGAGGATTTGAGTTCCTCCGCTTGCATAACCAGAAAAAGTGAGAGTAAGATTACGGATACAAACTGTTTGAGTTGGCACATTTTCACTGAACAAAGTGGCATTTCTTGAATGTTGCAACTTGGCAACTACTCAAAAGTTAATATAGAGCAAGAGGGCATGGCTGTAGTATAAATTATTATACTGGTGTTATGGATCTTCTGAACGGTGTCAAAATATTAGTGTATGCAACGGCTAGAGGTCACGTGCGTTGATTTAATAATATGCACcagtctttttttttctttcaaaagaaATCCAATCATTAAGAAAATGAGAGCCAGATAAATGAGTTCAGAGGAACTTCCTCAATCCAAACATCATCATGCAAATGATACAAAAGCCTAGTCTAGCTAAGTAATAAGCAGCAACACCATTGAGTTTAAATGCTGTTAATGACTTTGCACCTATTTCCATTTGTAGATATTAGATCCATTAGATGATGTATTCTAAGTTTGATTCAAAGATGTAAATTTTGACTATCATTtcaaatataaaatcatttttttatcaGGTTAAAATAAGCATCAAGAACGCATCATTGAGATCGGTTCATAAAATAATTACGTTTAATCTCAACAAAAGAGATTTAGCTATCCATTTTTATGCATTCTTACAAGCTCAAAGATGGAGATCTAAGAATGACATAACGTCCTCTAATGTCTCAAGAACGATCCTAACTCTTATGATGGTAGGAAATCCAAGTCTTCAAGCTCTCcatttctttctctttgtttCCAAGCCGTGATTGCATAAGATAACTACCAAAGTTCCTCTATTTTGGCTTTTTAAATGAGTCAGGTGAAAGCACACTAGCTTAGTGAGGAATTTTCGCTCAGCGAGTACACATTTTTTCATGGGAAAGAAACCATGCTGGCGTTAAGATTCTCAATTACTGATGAGCTGAAGCTTTCAAAAGTTGTTGCTTCCCACCTAAATTTTGCTTAGCTATGGATTCCATACTAAGTGAAACTATCCCAACATTTGTTTCTTCTTGGCTATTTAATATCTTTGCTTTTCCAACCTATATTAACTAAGTAGGATTAACAAAATGATTTGTACTATTTACACCTTATCTATACTAAAACACAATTATTTACTAAACTAAGACTTTGAGAGGTAAATTCaagtatttaaattaaataagttcCTAATATCATATCTAAATCTAAGTAAAAATGACATTTATTAATTCCCTttatcttagcactttgtttttgttatgttatgtagtctatttgtagtcccacatcgcttatgtagtctatttgtaagtcccacatcgcttagaataaggaggaggttgacttactcctactatatataagcacctcattgtaagcattatatacaccaaagaaatattactacctagtgtagccgtggacgtaggtacacacattgtgttccgaaccacgttaaaaactcctgtgtgatttttctttctctcttctctcctttctaTTATTGCTCCCAACAACTGGTATCAAGAGCTTTAGGTTTGTGGGATAGATCCTCAGTTTAGAGGAAGAAGTGGGAGCAATGGCGCTAGAAGAAGGGAAGGTGAAGATCGAGAGGTTCGATGGCAGAGACTTCGGGttttggaagatgcagatggagGACTATCTGTACCAAAAGAAGTTGTATCAACCCTTGACAGGGAAGAAGCCAAACGACATGAAGCAGGAAGACTGGGATCTGTTAGATCGACAAGCCCTGGGTGTGATCAGATTGACGTTATCCAAAAATGTTGCCTTCAACATTGTGAATGAGAAGACTACTGCAGATCTGATGAAGGCATTATCAAATATGTACGAGAAGCCATCTGCCGCCAATAAAGTACATCTGATACGACGTCTATTCAATCTCAGAATGGGAGAAAGTAACTCTATAACTGAACACATTAATAGCTTTAATATAATTATTTCGCAGCTATCGTTAGTGAAGATTACCTTTGACGACGAATTGATGGCCTTGAGTCTGTTACAATCATTACCGGATAGTTGGGCTGCAACTGTCACTGCGGTTAGTAACTCCGCAAGGGATAACAAGCTGAAGTTTGATGACATCAGAGACCTGATCTTAAGCGAAGATATTCGCAGGAAAGATTCAGGAGAGTCTTCAAACACTTCCGGTTCAGCATTGAATACTGAAAGTAGAGGAAGAGGTAGCCAGAAGAGTCACAATCAAAGCCAAGGCCGAGGCAGATCAAAATCAAGAGGCAGAAGTCAGACAAGAGTCAGGAATGACATCACTTGCTGGAATTGTGACAAAAAAGGTCACTTCACCAATCAATGCAAagccccaaggaagaagaagaattaccAAAAGAggcaagatgatgatgaatctgctaATGCAGCAACTGAGGAAGTAGCAGACGCATTAATTTGCAGCTTGGATAGTCCTGTTGATTCATGGGTTATTGATTCAGGTGCATCTTTTCATACTATTCCTTCAAAAGAATTATTATCTAACTATATATGTGGAAAGTTTGGAAAGGTTTATCTTGCAGATGGAAAACCACTTGATATTGTGGAAAGAGGTGATATTGATATCAGATCCTCTAATGGAACTCTCTGGACATTGCATAATGTCAGACATGTCCCTGGAATAAAGAGAAATTTGATCTCTATAGGCCAGTTGGATGATGAGGGTTATCACACCACTTTTGGAGGTGGAGCTTGGAAGGTGACGAAAGGCAATCTGGTTGTAGCTCGAGGAAAGAAACGAGGCTCCTTTTATATGGTTGCAGAGGAGGACATGATAACAGTAACTGAAGTTGTCAATAGCTCATctatatggcatcaaagacttggACACATGAGTGAAAAAGGAATGAAGATCATGGCATCAAAGGGTAAGGTGTCAAATTTGAAGCATGTTGATCTTGGTGTTTGTGAGCATTGCATTTTGGGGAAACAGAGAAAGGTTAGCTTCTCAAAAGCAGGCaggaaatcaaaatcagaaaagctcGAATTGGTGCATACAGATGTGTGGGGTCCAGCCCCAGTGAAATCTCTTGGAGACTCACGCTATTATGTCACCTTCATAGATGACTCAACAAGAAAGGTATGggtttattttctcaaaaataAATCTGATGTGTTTTCTGTGTTTAAAAGGTGGAAAACAGAAGTTGAAAATCAGACAGGCTTGAAGATTAAGAGTCTGAAATCTGATAATGGCGGGGAGTATGACAGCCAGGAGTTCAAAAAGTtttgttcagaaaatgggatcagAATGATCAAGACAATACCAGGTACACCTGAGCAAAATGGTGTCGCGGAAAGAATGAACAGGACCTTGAACGAAAGGGCTAGATGTATGCGAATCCAATCCGGGTTGCCAAAAATGTTTTGGGCAGATGCCATTAATACAACAGCTTACCTGATAAATCGAGGACCATCTGTTCCCTtggattatcagttacctgaagAGGTATGGTCTGGTAAGGAGGTAAGTCTTTCACATTTGAAAGTCTTCGGTTGTGTCTCTTATGTTCTTATAGACTCTGATAGGAGAGACAAATTGGACCCCAAGGCCATAAAATGCTTCTTTATTGGCTATGGGTCTGATATGTATGACTACAGGTTTTGGGATGAACAAAACAGGAAAATCATTAGAAGCAGAAATGTTACTTTTAATGAAAGTGTGCTTTATAAAGACAGGTCTTCTGCAGAATCTATGAGTTCAAGTAAACAGTTGGAACTTTCTGAAAGAGTGGCATTGGAAGAAATTTCAGAAAGTGATGTAGCCAAAAGAAACCAGATTAATCCCGAGAACGAGGATGATGGGGTGGAAGTTGAGCTGGAACAAGAGCCAACAGCAGTAATTGAAACTCCTATAACTCAAGTGAGGAGATCTACAAGAACGCCGAAAGCACCACAAAGGTATTCTCCTTCGTTGAATTATCTGTTGTTAACTGATGCTGGAGAGCCAGAATATTTTGGTGAAGCCATGCAGGGGAATGACTCTATCAAGTGGGAGCTAGCAATGAAAGACGAGATGACGTCCCTTCAGAAGAATGGAACATGGTCTCCGACCAAGTTACCAGAAGGAAAGAAAGCTCTACAGAACAGATGGGTCTATAGACTGAAGGAAGAATCTGATGGCAGCAGAAGGTACAAGGCAAGACTTGTAGTGAAAGGGTTTCAGCAGAAGCAAGGAATTGACTTCACAGAGATTTTTTCTCCAGTTGTCAAAATGACCACTATAAGAGTTATCCTGAGTATTGTAGCTGCAGAGAATCTTCACTTGGAGTAGTTAGAAGTTAAAACTGCATTCCtacatggtgatttggaagaagagatttatatgacacaacctGAAGGTTTTGAAGTTCCAGGCACGAAGAATCTTGTATGCAAGCTTCACAAAAGCTTGTACGGTCTGAAACAGGCACCGAGACAGTGGTACAAGAAGTTTAATGAGTTTATGAGCAACTCAGGTTTTAATAGATGTGACATGGATCATTGTTGCTATGTTAAGAAATTTGCTGACAGTTATATTATTCTTgctttgtatgttgatgacatgttgATAGCAGGATCAAATATGACTGAAATTAACAGGTTGAAGCAACAGATGTCagaaaactttgagatgaaggaTCTTGGTCCAGCCAAACAAATCCTTGGTATGAGGATTTCTAGAAATAGATC
This is a stretch of genomic DNA from Lotus japonicus ecotype B-129 chromosome 1, LjGifu_v1.2. It encodes these proteins:
- the LOC130729592 gene encoding GDSL esterase/lipase At5g14450-like, yielding MPLCSVKMCQLKQFVSVILLSLFLVMQAEELKSSQPCDFPAIFNFGDSNSDTGCMSAAFYPAILPYGETFFHEAAGRSSDGRLIIDFIANHLGFPHLSAYMDSIGTSFSHGANFAAGSSTIRRQNKTFFDGGSPFTLEIQIAQHNQFKARTGKLDKQANGRNFPRPEDFAKAVYTLDIGQNDIAAALQKVGEEDSEAVITDIVDHFGEQVKNLYNQGARTFWIHNTGPIGCLPVAMPIHNANNHIPVAGYLDQNGCVKVQNDMAKEFNKKLKDIVVKLRTLFPDASFIYVDMFSAKYELISNAKKEGFVDPSKICCGHHEDGNHLYCGNKATINGKEILASSCDDPSSYMSWDGVHYTEAADMWIANRIVNGSFSDPPVPITHSCHYSLA
- the LOC130732490 gene encoding uncharacterized protein LOC130732490 yields the protein MLPLIYFYGNYSTSRLALHGIDADLPLAEAVDSDHVPVITLEDEFLKLYPRKDIRELNDTAEDGIFIVMANISGLVEGEKWWYSACSCHKAVTVEDGISYCPGCSKVVLSVTPRFRIKLEVDDGLGCGVFVVFDTDCQQLLSKTCKELIMASKGKAAKDYPNEIKSIIGRQILFKVQKSNGHGTTFDDSYKVKKICTDVVMVENFKDNSRVQTPTKMISSPKFSKFSGAELDNNGDSSAKLSEIGPSVVSLDEISPTDGSVICSSVQSAGSDLSSNKPAKRLRIRPVKLEKDYAL
- the LOC130732491 gene encoding uncharacterized protein LOC130732491, yielding MSKFKSELREGKVYTITYFSVLSNSGGFMASEHDYKIMFNEKTRAAVEEAIGIPMTKYSFKDTDQILATGGDSDFLIDVIGLVTNVSSEKKYPKAGNVTRMIELELTDDKLIPILRNIFMSRFYNYD